The following are encoded in a window of Streptomyces sp. 11x1 genomic DNA:
- a CDS encoding SGNH/GDSL hydrolase family protein produces the protein MVAAAAAGLVSTVVSPTVSSARAADAPAARFQTVGRVRRAADGTVRYSWPGISFEGRFHGTGVGVVLDDADNDYDVQVDGATVATLVTPGRTVSWVDGLADGVHRVRVVKRTESPWAAGRFGGFVAAPGGGILPRPPARRRQIEFIGDSYTAGYGNVSEIRDCSGTGGVNRNSNADLAFGALTARRLDADFQTNAFSGRGMVRNYNGGEPGTDFRTYYDRALLNVEGDVWRKPRGWRPQVVVVGLGINDFSTPLNPGERWSTTAELVAAYESAYHGFLDKLRARYGRGTFLVVAAPRLWNTTALADATARIVEERGRRGDGRVSHWYYDDPGLDFLGCDWHPSLHDHRIISGLLDTHLAELPLRW, from the coding sequence ATGGTCGCCGCAGCGGCGGCGGGCCTCGTCTCCACCGTCGTGTCCCCAACCGTGTCCTCCGCGCGGGCCGCCGATGCCCCGGCGGCCCGTTTCCAGACGGTGGGCCGGGTCAGGCGAGCCGCCGACGGCACCGTCCGGTACAGCTGGCCCGGCATCTCCTTCGAGGGACGCTTTCACGGCACCGGCGTCGGGGTGGTCCTCGATGACGCCGACAACGACTACGACGTCCAGGTCGACGGGGCGACCGTCGCCACGCTCGTCACCCCGGGCCGTACCGTCTCATGGGTCGACGGGCTCGCCGACGGCGTCCATCGCGTTCGGGTCGTGAAGCGCACGGAGAGCCCGTGGGCGGCCGGCCGGTTCGGCGGGTTCGTCGCGGCTCCCGGCGGCGGGATCCTCCCGAGACCCCCGGCGCGGCGACGGCAGATCGAGTTCATCGGCGACTCGTACACCGCCGGTTACGGCAATGTCTCCGAGATCCGGGACTGTTCCGGCACCGGCGGGGTCAACCGGAACAGCAATGCCGATCTCGCCTTCGGCGCGCTCACCGCGCGGAGGTTGGACGCCGATTTCCAGACCAACGCCTTCTCCGGGCGCGGCATGGTCCGCAATTACAACGGCGGAGAGCCCGGAACCGACTTCCGTACGTACTACGACCGGGCGCTGCTGAACGTCGAGGGCGACGTCTGGCGGAAGCCGCGCGGCTGGCGTCCGCAGGTGGTCGTGGTCGGGCTCGGTATCAACGACTTCTCGACGCCCCTGAACCCCGGGGAGCGCTGGAGCACGACGGCCGAATTGGTCGCCGCCTACGAGAGCGCCTACCACGGGTTCCTCGACAAACTGCGCGCCCGGTACGGGCGCGGGACGTTCCTCGTGGTCGCCGCCCCCCGCCTGTGGAACACCACGGCGCTGGCGGACGCCACCGCGCGGATCGTCGAGGAGCGGGGCCGGCGGGGCGACGGCCGGGTGAGCCACTGGTACTACGACGATCCGGGCCTGGACTTCCTGGGCTGTGACTGGCATCCCTCGCTCCACGACCACCGGATCATCTCCGGCCTCCTGGACACCCACCTGGCGGAGCTGCCGCTGCGCTGGTGA
- a CDS encoding transposase has translation MAQVAAAAETVHARYTYRLRVSSTARTALAAEWDRCRWVWNECVAKSRAVHLHNKATGEKATCGPAQLDRMLTEARARTPWLREGSSVVQQQAIRDFGRSRAKAHKDIEACLPMARRAGMPKWKFKREALATLNYTRRGFRLKDGRLHLAGGIVAGVVWSRDLPAEPSSVRVYQDSLGHWYGSFVVPAQVQPLPETGRALGVDWGVKETATTTSDAHDLPHVGHGRKAKVHLTRYDRMMARRRPKKGQPGSKGYREAKRLRAKAHKKVARQREDTARKWAKKVVRDHDAIAVEDFRPKFLARTTMARKAADAAIGATKAALIEMSRKHGRDIRLVHPAYTTMDCALCDARAKHRLPLGERTYTCTACGTASPRDKNSARVMLVRAGLNPVGADGTPSGRGTGARGAGRGGSVSSPGRAPQAT, from the coding sequence ATGGCGCAGGTGGCGGCGGCTGCGGAGACCGTGCATGCCCGGTACACGTACCGGCTGCGCGTGTCGTCCACCGCCCGCACCGCACTGGCGGCGGAATGGGACCGGTGCCGCTGGGTGTGGAACGAATGCGTCGCCAAGTCCAGGGCCGTCCACCTGCACAACAAGGCCACCGGTGAGAAGGCGACGTGCGGCCCGGCTCAGCTCGACAGGATGCTGACCGAGGCCCGCGCCCGTACGCCGTGGCTGCGCGAGGGCTCGTCGGTGGTTCAGCAGCAGGCCATCCGCGACTTCGGCCGCTCCCGCGCCAAGGCGCACAAGGACATCGAAGCGTGCCTGCCCATGGCGCGTCGGGCGGGGATGCCGAAGTGGAAGTTCAAGCGCGAGGCGCTGGCGACCCTCAACTACACGCGGCGCGGGTTCCGGCTGAAGGACGGGCGGCTTCATCTGGCGGGCGGCATCGTCGCAGGCGTGGTGTGGTCGCGGGACCTGCCGGCCGAGCCGTCCTCGGTGCGCGTGTACCAGGACAGCCTCGGGCACTGGTACGGCTCGTTCGTTGTTCCCGCCCAGGTCCAGCCCCTGCCGGAGACCGGCCGCGCACTCGGCGTCGACTGGGGCGTGAAGGAGACCGCGACCACCACCTCCGACGCGCACGACCTCCCCCACGTCGGGCACGGCAGGAAAGCCAAGGTCCACCTGACCCGGTACGACCGGATGATGGCCCGCCGCAGGCCGAAGAAGGGGCAACCGGGATCGAAGGGCTACCGCGAGGCGAAGAGACTGCGGGCGAAGGCGCACAAGAAGGTCGCCAGGCAGCGAGAGGACACCGCTCGTAAGTGGGCCAAGAAGGTGGTCCGCGACCACGACGCCATCGCCGTCGAGGACTTCCGCCCGAAGTTCCTGGCCAGGACCACCATGGCCCGCAAGGCCGCCGACGCCGCCATCGGCGCCACCAAGGCCGCTCTGATCGAGATGAGCCGCAAGCACGGGCGGGACATCCGCCTCGTCCACCCCGCGTACACCACGATGGACTGCGCGCTCTGCGATGCGAGAGCCAAGCATCGCCTGCCGCTGGGTGAGCGCACCTACACCTGCACCGCGTGCGGAACCGCGTCCCCACGGGACAAGAACTCCGCACGCGTCATGCTCGTCCGGGCAGGTCTCAACCCGGTTGGCGCTGATGGAACGCCCTCGGGGAGGGGTACAGGAGCGAGAGGCGCCGGGCGCGGCGGGTCCGTGTCGTCACCTGGCCGGGCGCCGCAGGCGACGTAG
- a CDS encoding DUF6629 family protein: MCWSATADLVAGAGVAAVGVTGVVLARDRRDLPLAALPLLLGAHQIVESVVWSSGGGSGPATVAWAVVALPLLAVWVPAGVWCAAPARARPRLVVPLAVGVATAVPLARALATGPVTAEIRGHTVGYTIDLAHPALLVACYLLATVGSLLLSGDRRLVVLGALAGVGAVVCWALWRLEFISTWCAFAAVCSVVLLGWVRARARAPSRTHRSA; the protein is encoded by the coding sequence ATGTGCTGGAGCGCGACGGCCGATCTCGTGGCGGGTGCCGGTGTCGCCGCGGTCGGGGTGACCGGTGTGGTGCTGGCGCGCGACCGGCGGGATCTGCCGCTCGCCGCGCTGCCGTTGCTGCTCGGCGCCCACCAGATCGTGGAGTCGGTGGTCTGGTCCTCGGGCGGCGGCAGCGGGCCGGCGACCGTCGCCTGGGCCGTCGTCGCCCTGCCGCTGCTGGCCGTGTGGGTGCCGGCGGGCGTGTGGTGCGCGGCCCCGGCGCGAGCCCGTCCCCGGCTGGTCGTCCCGCTCGCCGTCGGCGTCGCGACCGCCGTGCCGCTCGCTCGGGCCCTCGCCACCGGCCCGGTGACCGCCGAGATCCGCGGCCACACCGTCGGCTACACGATCGACCTCGCCCACCCGGCACTCCTGGTCGCCTGCTACCTCCTCGCAACCGTCGGCTCCCTGCTCCTCTCCGGCGACCGGCGGCTCGTCGTGCTCGGCGCCCTGGCCGGCGTCGGAGCCGTGGTCTGCTGGGCCCTGTGGCGGCTGGAGTTCATCTCCACCTGGTGCGCCTTCGCGGCCGTGTGCTCGGTGGTGCTGCTCGGCTGGGTACGCGCCCGCGCGAGAGCGCCCTCGCGAACGCACCGCAGCGCCTGA
- a CDS encoding glycoside hydrolase family 3 N-terminal domain-containing protein: MTHSAAGPLGPVLPAALDEAAHRCLVAGFDGTTTVPDTLKRLIDRGLGGVILFTRNIRDADQVSELTATLRTLRPDLLIAIDNEGGGIGHLVAAGAPEVPGSWALGAADDPGLTAACADALAGHLLSLGITVLYAPVADVQSRPENPIVRTRAFGGDPELVSRHLRAWIEATEARGVASCAKHFPGHGGTVTDSHHELAVDPRPYERLDLVPFRAAVHTGVPMLMSAHVVFPALDPELPATLSPRILSDLLRGELGFDGVLVSDALEMKAIADRYGEAAGARLALAAGADQVIVAVPDLEVSLACRDAVLDALGAGDLAEERVTEAAERVRRLALRYAVPYRPGAVAAWDAHAGLTTARRAVRSGGPLPRPVPGAHVVDCFPPPHPALNWGGEDLLTEVRALDPTATGTAVAGEPDDLSAVAGEALRAAGARPLVLALCDAELYPWQVRLRDLLLTARPDALVVSTGLPEAGDAVAAHGRGRVNLRAAAEIITGRTF, from the coding sequence GTGACACACTCCGCCGCCGGGCCCCTCGGCCCGGTTCTCCCCGCGGCCCTCGACGAGGCGGCCCACCGCTGCCTCGTCGCGGGCTTCGACGGTACGACGACCGTCCCCGACACCCTGAAACGGCTGATCGACCGCGGCCTGGGCGGGGTCATCCTGTTCACCCGCAACATCCGTGACGCCGACCAGGTCAGCGAACTCACCGCCACCCTGCGGACGTTGCGGCCGGACCTGCTGATCGCCATCGACAACGAGGGCGGCGGCATCGGCCACCTGGTCGCCGCGGGCGCCCCCGAGGTACCCGGCTCATGGGCGCTCGGTGCCGCCGACGATCCCGGCCTGACCGCCGCGTGCGCCGACGCCCTCGCCGGACACCTGCTCTCGCTCGGGATCACCGTCTTGTACGCCCCCGTCGCCGACGTCCAGAGCCGGCCCGAGAACCCGATCGTGCGCACCCGCGCCTTCGGCGGCGACCCAGAGCTGGTCTCCCGGCATCTGCGCGCCTGGATCGAGGCCACCGAGGCGCGCGGCGTGGCCTCCTGCGCCAAGCACTTCCCCGGCCACGGCGGGACCGTCACCGACAGCCACCACGAACTGGCGGTGGACCCGCGGCCGTACGAGCGACTCGACCTCGTGCCCTTCCGGGCCGCCGTCCACACGGGCGTGCCCATGCTGATGAGCGCCCATGTGGTCTTCCCGGCCCTCGACCCGGAGCTGCCCGCCACCCTCAGCCCGAGGATCCTCTCCGACCTGCTGCGTGGCGAACTCGGCTTCGACGGCGTCCTCGTCAGCGACGCGCTGGAGATGAAGGCCATCGCCGACCGCTACGGCGAGGCGGCCGGCGCCCGTCTCGCGCTCGCGGCCGGAGCCGACCAGGTCATCGTCGCCGTGCCGGATCTGGAGGTCAGCCTCGCCTGCCGGGACGCCGTGCTCGACGCGCTCGGAGCGGGCGACCTCGCGGAGGAGCGGGTGACCGAGGCCGCGGAGCGGGTACGCCGGCTCGCGCTGCGGTACGCGGTGCCGTACCGGCCGGGTGCCGTGGCCGCGTGGGACGCGCACGCCGGGCTGACGACGGCGCGGCGGGCCGTACGGAGCGGGGGCCCGTTGCCCCGGCCGGTGCCGGGCGCCCATGTCGTCGACTGCTTCCCACCTCCGCACCCCGCCCTCAACTGGGGCGGCGAGGATCTGCTGACCGAGGTCCGCGCGCTCGACCCCACCGCCACGGGGACGGCGGTCGCCGGGGAGCCGGACGATCTCTCGGCCGTCGCGGGGGAGGCGCTGCGGGCCGCCGGGGCGCGTCCGCTGGTCCTCGCCCTGTGCGACGCCGAGCTGTACCCCTGGCAGGTCCGCCTCCGCGACCTGTTGCTGACCGCCCGGCCGGACGCGCTCGTGGTCTCGACCGGGTTGCCGGAGGCGGGTGACGCGGTGGCCGCGCACGGCAGGGGACGGGTGAATCTGCGGGCGGCGGCCGAGATCATCACGGGCCGGACGTTCTGA
- a CDS encoding glycosyl hydrolase, translating into MRRRQGPSLEEDAISTPPSPAPALRFGVNYTPRKGWFHAWHDFDPGLAREDLAQIAGLGLDHVRVFLLWPLLQPNRTLVRPSAVDQLVRLVDLAGECGLDVLVDGVQGHLSSFDFYPEWTRSWHHRNVFTDPEAIEAQALLLRTLGRALSGHPRLIGLQLGNELNNLVEHNPVTAAEVDHYLDTLLGAARDGLGEAGGLVTHSAYDAAWYGDDHPFTPEASARKGDLTTVHPWVFSADCARRYGPRSPEVHHLAEYGTELAAAYATDPARPVWVQETGAPEPHIPAADAPDFARATLLNAAGCTHLWGVTWWCSHDVDRTLADFPELEYTLGLFDSTGRPKPIAEALSTTVAELRAASASPAPRTTALVLHCTPSTRSVSGPGGAFFDTWMRLRQEGARPAVVLAEHAEDTAYLAARGITELIEGK; encoded by the coding sequence ATTCGCCGGAGACAAGGTCCGTCTCTTGAGGAGGACGCCATCAGCACGCCACCTTCGCCCGCGCCCGCACTCCGCTTCGGAGTGAACTACACCCCACGCAAGGGCTGGTTCCACGCCTGGCACGACTTCGACCCCGGGCTCGCGCGCGAGGACCTGGCCCAGATCGCCGGGCTGGGCCTGGACCACGTCCGGGTCTTCCTCCTGTGGCCCCTGCTCCAGCCGAACCGCACCCTGGTCCGGCCCTCGGCCGTGGACCAGCTCGTCCGGCTGGTGGACCTGGCGGGCGAGTGCGGCCTCGACGTCCTCGTGGACGGCGTCCAGGGCCACCTGTCGAGCTTCGACTTCTACCCCGAGTGGACCCGCAGCTGGCACCACCGCAACGTCTTCACCGACCCCGAGGCGATCGAGGCCCAGGCACTGCTGCTGCGCACGCTCGGCCGCGCCCTCTCCGGCCACCCCCGCCTCATCGGCCTCCAACTGGGCAACGAGCTCAACAACCTGGTCGAGCACAACCCGGTGACCGCGGCCGAGGTCGACCACTACCTCGACACCCTCCTCGGCGCCGCCCGGGACGGGCTCGGCGAGGCAGGGGGCCTGGTCACCCACTCGGCGTACGACGCCGCCTGGTACGGCGACGACCACCCGTTCACCCCCGAGGCCTCGGCCCGCAAGGGCGACCTCACCACGGTCCACCCCTGGGTCTTCTCCGCGGACTGCGCCCGGCGTTACGGCCCGCGCTCACCCGAGGTGCACCACCTGGCGGAGTACGGCACGGAGCTGGCCGCCGCCTACGCCACCGACCCGGCCCGCCCGGTCTGGGTCCAGGAGACCGGCGCCCCCGAGCCGCACATCCCGGCCGCCGACGCCCCCGACTTCGCCCGCGCGACCCTGCTGAACGCGGCGGGCTGCACCCACCTGTGGGGCGTCACCTGGTGGTGCTCCCACGACGTCGACCGCACGTTGGCCGACTTCCCCGAACTGGAGTACACGCTCGGTCTGTTCGACTCCACCGGGCGCCCCAAACCGATCGCGGAGGCCCTGTCCACGACGGTGGCCGAGCTGCGCGCCGCCTCCGCCTCGCCCGCGCCCCGTACGACAGCCCTGGTCCTGCACTGCACCCCGTCCACCCGCTCCGTCTCCGGCCCGGGCGGCGCGTTCTTCGACACCTGGATGCGTCTACGACAGGAGGGGGCCCGCCCGGCGGTGGTCCTGGCGGAGCACGCGGAGGACACCGCGTACCTGGCGGCACGGGGAATCACGGAGTTGATCGAGGGGAAGTGA
- a CDS encoding BadF/BadG/BcrA/BcrD ATPase family protein — MARAAGTARAADAAAAAGPAPTAHGSPGAAAPTPTSTDHSAPPPATPAPVYVVGIDAGGTRTRAVLAELGGGAVIGEGAAGPGNSLTVPGPLLADHLVEAVARAVPEALRGRVVAVAGGFAGAGHQGQGADEPGRLRARAALSAALARLGVTAASVGVHSDIETTFAAAPGHPADGLVLVAGTGAVAARMKGRVPTATSGGDGWLLGDDGGGFWIGRAAVRAALRAADGRGRPTALVLALGRDLGLPAEVLPPEDYGASGAAVWSAEQRTAYRARLLPTVMDRAPVRLADHAPVVVRTAEEKDAVAVGILQEAARRLVDTVAALAPRPGEPLVATGGLLAPDGPLLPPLTERLAPLGLTVTPVADGSPGAVALARLAHGRSD; from the coding sequence ATGGCCCGCGCTGCCGGTACGGCCCGCGCCGCCGACGCGGCTGCGGCCGCCGGGCCCGCCCCGACCGCCCACGGATCCCCGGGCGCCGCCGCGCCCACCCCCACCTCCACCGACCACTCCGCCCCGCCCCCTGCCACGCCCGCCCCCGTCTACGTGGTCGGTATCGACGCCGGAGGCACCCGTACGCGTGCCGTTCTGGCGGAGCTCGGCGGCGGGGCGGTGATCGGGGAGGGGGCGGCGGGGCCGGGCAACTCGTTGACGGTGCCCGGGCCGCTGCTCGCCGACCACCTGGTCGAGGCCGTCGCGCGAGCCGTGCCGGAGGCACTGCGCGGACGGGTGGTGGCGGTGGCGGGCGGGTTCGCCGGGGCCGGCCACCAGGGACAGGGCGCCGACGAGCCCGGTCGGCTGCGGGCCCGGGCCGCCCTGTCGGCCGCGCTCGCCCGGCTCGGTGTCACCGCCGCGTCGGTCGGCGTCCACAGCGACATCGAGACGACGTTCGCCGCGGCTCCCGGTCATCCCGCCGACGGGCTGGTCCTGGTGGCCGGTACCGGCGCGGTCGCGGCCCGGATGAAAGGCCGGGTGCCGACCGCGACCTCGGGCGGCGACGGCTGGCTCCTCGGGGACGACGGCGGTGGCTTCTGGATCGGCCGCGCGGCCGTACGGGCGGCCCTGCGCGCGGCCGACGGCCGCGGCCGGCCCACCGCGCTCGTCCTCGCCCTGGGCCGGGATCTGGGGCTGCCGGCGGAGGTGCTCCCGCCGGAGGACTACGGGGCGAGCGGGGCCGCCGTGTGGAGTGCCGAGCAGCGGACCGCCTACCGGGCCAGGTTGCTGCCCACCGTCATGGACCGAGCGCCCGTCCGGCTCGCCGACCACGCGCCCGTGGTGGTGCGCACCGCCGAGGAGAAGGACGCCGTGGCCGTCGGGATCCTCCAGGAGGCCGCGCGCCGCCTGGTCGACACCGTCGCCGCCTTGGCGCCCCGCCCCGGCGAACCCCTCGTCGCCACCGGCGGTCTGCTCGCCCCCGACGGCCCCCTGCTGCCGCCGCTGACCGAACGCCTCGCCCCCCTCGGACTCACCGTCACCCCGGTCGCGGACGGTTCCCCGGGCGCCGTCGCCCTCGCCCGCCTCGCCCACGGCCGGAGCGACTGA
- a CDS encoding glycoside hydrolase family 3 N-terminal domain-containing protein — translation MPAQDQPLAPAAAPALPPYRDPSAPVEARVADLLSRMTRREKVGQLNQRMYGWDAYRRTPAGNFELTEALSAETERFAGLGALYGLMRADAWSGVGHGDGPGAADSADLADLVQRHVLGRSRLGIPTLFVEEVPHGHMALDGTVLPVNLAVGATWDPDLHERAAAHAAAELRARGGHVALVSALDIARDPRWGRTEECFTEDPHLAARLTEALVRGMQGPPGAQAAPGAQQTPGAQPPPGPHTAPIPAPVPERFAVDRAPVVLKHFAGQGATVGGRNSAESELGPRELHEIHFPAARAGVRAGAAAVMAAYNEVDGLPCCGNRALLTGLLREHWGFDGLVMADGLAVDRLARITGDKVSAGALALDAGVDLSLWDEGFTHLEEAVERGLVDEAALDTAVARVLRLKFRLGLFENPYTRRASIPEHTGRARSTDLARACVTLLRNPEGTLPLGPSARRIAVLGPHAATTGHHLGDYTAPQRPGTGTSVLDALRRLAPPGTDVRHTEGAALTGADRSGIPDAIAEAAAADLAVLVLGGSSARTPDTEFDANGAARTVVSEMTCGEGVDLAGLRLGAAQEALLDAVVATGTPTAVVLMQGRPHVLPDTPAAALLTAWYPGPWGGEAVAEVLLGLAEPAGRLPVSVPRSAAQLPVHYNHKDTEYGGYVDGSAEPAYSFGHGLSYTTFDHGAPRVSGRTVEVDVTNTGNRYGRSVVQVYLRRLITRTWPRTLELCAFEGVGLAPGESRTVSLAFEVPAGTDSVELRVARSAREALDVAPVVVDLRA, via the coding sequence ATGCCCGCACAGGACCAGCCGCTCGCCCCGGCCGCCGCACCCGCGCTGCCGCCGTACCGCGACCCTTCCGCGCCCGTCGAGGCGAGGGTCGCCGACCTTCTCTCCCGGATGACCCGGCGCGAGAAGGTCGGGCAGCTCAACCAGCGGATGTACGGCTGGGACGCGTACCGCCGCACCCCGGCCGGGAACTTCGAACTCACCGAGGCCCTGTCCGCCGAGACCGAGCGCTTCGCGGGGCTCGGCGCGCTCTACGGTCTGATGCGGGCCGACGCCTGGTCCGGCGTCGGCCACGGCGACGGGCCCGGTGCCGCGGACAGCGCCGACCTCGCCGACCTGGTCCAGCGGCACGTCCTGGGGCGCAGCCGGCTCGGGATCCCCACCCTCTTCGTCGAGGAGGTCCCGCACGGCCACATGGCCCTCGACGGCACGGTCCTGCCCGTCAACCTGGCCGTCGGCGCCACCTGGGACCCCGACCTCCACGAGCGGGCCGCCGCGCACGCCGCCGCCGAACTCCGCGCCCGTGGCGGCCACGTGGCCCTCGTCTCCGCGCTCGACATCGCCAGGGACCCGCGCTGGGGCCGTACCGAGGAATGCTTCACCGAGGACCCCCACCTCGCGGCCCGCCTGACCGAGGCCCTGGTCAGAGGCATGCAGGGACCGCCGGGTGCACAGGCGGCGCCCGGCGCTCAGCAGACCCCCGGCGCTCAACCGCCCCCGGGCCCGCACACGGCGCCCATCCCGGCGCCCGTCCCGGAGCGCTTCGCCGTCGACCGCGCCCCCGTCGTCCTCAAGCACTTCGCAGGCCAAGGCGCCACCGTCGGCGGCCGGAACTCCGCCGAGTCCGAACTCGGCCCCCGCGAGCTGCACGAGATCCACTTCCCGGCCGCCCGTGCCGGGGTCCGCGCGGGCGCCGCCGCCGTCATGGCCGCCTACAACGAGGTCGACGGCCTGCCCTGCTGCGGAAACCGCGCCCTCCTGACCGGGCTGCTCCGCGAACACTGGGGCTTCGACGGCCTGGTCATGGCCGACGGCCTCGCCGTCGACCGCCTCGCCCGCATCACCGGCGACAAGGTCTCCGCCGGTGCCCTCGCCCTGGACGCGGGCGTCGACCTCAGCCTCTGGGACGAGGGCTTCACGCACCTGGAGGAGGCCGTGGAGCGCGGCCTGGTCGACGAGGCCGCCCTGGACACCGCCGTCGCCCGCGTGCTGCGCCTGAAGTTCCGCCTCGGCCTGTTCGAGAACCCCTACACTCGCCGCGCGTCGATCCCCGAGCACACCGGCCGCGCCCGCAGCACCGACCTCGCCCGCGCCTGCGTCACCCTCCTGCGCAACCCGGAAGGCACCCTGCCTCTCGGCCCCTCGGCACGCCGGATCGCCGTGCTCGGCCCGCACGCCGCCACCACCGGTCACCACCTCGGCGACTACACCGCCCCGCAGCGCCCCGGCACCGGCACGAGCGTCCTCGACGCCCTGCGCCGCCTGGCCCCGCCCGGCACCGACGTCCGTCACACCGAGGGCGCGGCCCTGACCGGCGCCGACCGCTCCGGAATCCCGGACGCGATCGCCGAGGCCGCCGCGGCCGACCTGGCCGTGCTCGTGCTGGGCGGCAGCAGCGCCCGTACCCCCGACACGGAGTTCGACGCCAACGGTGCCGCGCGGACCGTTGTGTCGGAGATGACCTGCGGCGAGGGCGTCGACCTCGCGGGTCTACGGCTCGGCGCGGCGCAGGAGGCCCTGCTGGACGCCGTCGTGGCGACGGGCACGCCCACCGCGGTCGTCCTGATGCAGGGCCGCCCGCACGTGCTGCCCGACACCCCGGCCGCGGCACTGCTCACCGCCTGGTACCCGGGCCCGTGGGGCGGCGAGGCGGTCGCCGAGGTGCTCCTCGGTCTCGCCGAGCCCGCAGGCCGGCTCCCGGTCTCCGTCCCCCGCTCGGCCGCCCAGCTCCCCGTCCACTACAACCACAAGGACACCGAGTACGGCGGATACGTCGACGGGAGCGCGGAACCGGCCTACTCCTTCGGGCACGGGCTGTCGTACACGACCTTCGACCACGGTGCGCCCCGGGTGTCCGGGCGCACGGTCGAGGTGGACGTCACCAACACCGGCAACCGGTACGGGCGTTCGGTCGTCCAGGTGTATCTGCGCAGGCTGATCACCCGCACCTGGCCGCGCACTCTCGAACTGTGCGCGTTCGAGGGTGTCGGCCTGGCGCCGGGCGAGAGCCGTACCGTCTCCCTTGCGTTCGAGGTGCCCGCCGGGACCGACTCCGTGGAGCTCCGGGTCGCGCGGTCCGCGCGGGAGGCGCTGGACGTGGCACCCGTCGTCGTGGACCTCAGAGCTTGA
- a CDS encoding carbohydrate ABC transporter permease: MTTAVKEPRTAPAPAPVGKPRLMPRWRDYGRPRELVVRYLLLLFVLGITVGPLLWQLLSSLKGVGEDVFGENASLFPHDPTLRAYREVFAQVPVWTYIRNSLVVVALSVTSQLVFSTLAGYMLSKPSWKGRKLVWVLLMASMMFPFESIMVSLFLSIRDLGLVDNLVGVWLPGFVAAINVLIMRAAFLAVPREVEDAAMLDGAGEWKRFRYLYLPSAWGAILVVTINTFISAWDDFLWPLIVLRTEDHFTLTLGLSRLTSSSFGYDQRMVMAGSVISVIPVLVLFVITQRWFYKGVSSGAVKL; encoded by the coding sequence GTGACCACCGCCGTGAAGGAGCCGCGGACGGCCCCGGCCCCGGCCCCCGTCGGGAAGCCGCGGCTGATGCCGCGCTGGAGGGACTACGGCCGCCCCCGCGAACTCGTCGTCCGCTACCTGCTGTTGCTGTTCGTCCTCGGCATCACCGTGGGCCCGCTGCTGTGGCAGCTGCTGTCGTCGCTGAAGGGCGTCGGCGAGGACGTGTTCGGCGAGAACGCCTCCCTCTTCCCGCACGATCCGACGCTGCGCGCCTACCGCGAGGTGTTCGCGCAGGTCCCGGTCTGGACGTACATCCGCAACAGCCTGGTGGTCGTGGCCCTGTCCGTCACCAGCCAGCTGGTCTTCTCCACGCTCGCCGGCTACATGCTCTCCAAGCCGAGCTGGAAGGGCCGCAAGCTGGTCTGGGTGCTGCTGATGGCGTCCATGATGTTCCCCTTCGAGTCGATCATGGTGTCGCTGTTCCTGAGCATCCGTGACCTGGGGCTCGTCGACAACCTGGTGGGCGTCTGGCTGCCCGGTTTCGTCGCCGCCATCAACGTCCTCATCATGCGGGCCGCGTTCCTCGCCGTGCCGCGCGAGGTCGAGGACGCTGCGATGCTGGACGGGGCGGGCGAGTGGAAGCGGTTCCGGTACCTCTATCTGCCGTCCGCGTGGGGCGCGATCCTGGTCGTCACCATCAACACCTTCATCAGCGCCTGGGACGACTTCCTGTGGCCGCTGATCGTGCTGCGCACCGAGGACCACTTCACCCTGACACTCGGCCTGTCCCGCCTCACGTCCTCCTCCTTCGGCTACGACCAGCGGATGGTGATGGCGGGCTCGGTGATCTCCGTGATCCCGGTGCTGGTGCTGTTCGTCATCACCCAGCGGTGGTTCTACAAGGGCGTGTCCTCCGGGGCCGTCAAGCTCTGA